GCCTTGTTGGGAAACTTGTCGAGGACTTCCTGTAGCTCGGCAAAGGTCGATAAGTTGTTCGATCCGATCTGATAAACCCAGTTGCTATCGACATTGGCCAAGACAATAACGGCCGGTTCGAGGTCAGTTTGCGAGGCGGTCGCCTTCTCACTCACTTTGGTAACAGTATTTAGGTCGCGCTCGGTTTTGGTGAAGCTGGCGGTGACGATGAAGAAGATCAACAACAAGAACACCACGTCGATCATACTCGTCATCTCGAGCGTGATCTTGCGTTTCTGCGAGCGTTTGCGGCTGGAAAGTTTCATAGGAGTAGTTCTTCAATTATGTAGTTTGTGGTGCGCGGGCTCCGTTGGATTGGGTCCTTACTTCGGAACTTGCACAGCCAAGCGAACCTTCGAGATTCCTTGGCTGGCCAACTGTTTGACCAAAGCGTTGGGAACTTCACATGTCGCGCGTTGGTCGATTCGCACAACCACCGTCACTAGGCCGGGATCACCTCCGTTGGATTCCAATTCCTCGCCCACCAGGAAGGCGACGTCGGCGACTTCAATCTCGTTTCCAGCGACAACGATTTGCCCATCCTGGCGAACGTTCACCACTAGCGATGTTTTCTTTTGGTCTTCGGCTCCCTTCAGTTCCGGCAGCTCCAGCTTCTCGCGATTGGTTTCCGAGACCTGACTGACGGTAATGAAGAAGATGAGCAGCAGGAAGACGATGTCGATCATCGGAGTGATATCCATCCCCTTCGTATGCTGGACTCGTTTCTTGGAGAGTCTCATGCGATTTCGCTCCTAGGGGGAGGGTTTAACGTCGACGACCTAGTGGCGTCAGGATTTGTTCAACCCGTTTCCCAACCTCAGCTACGAGCGAATCAATTCGGTTGCCGAAGTAGCTGTAGGCAACCATGGCCGGAATCGCAACCACCAGACCCAACAGCGTTGTGACCAGCGCCTGACCGATCGAGCCAGCGAGATCTTCCGGTTTCGGCGTGCCCCCAGTTGCGGCGATGGTATTAAACGCACGGATCATACCTAGCACCGTACCGGTTAACCCGAGCATCGGAGCGATCGAGCCGATGAGACCGAGGACTTCTGTCTTGCGGTAGAGACGTGCGGTTTGATCTTCACCAGCTTCTTCAACGGCTGCCTTGTATTCCGCGAACCCAAACTCGGCACCGCGGAATCGTTCCAACCCAGCTTCCACAACGTAGGTTAGTAGCGAAGAATACTCAGGGTTCTTACACAACTCGAGTGCTTCATCGACGCGTCCTTGAGCGATCATCTCTTCCAGTTCGTAAGCGACCCCTTCCGGCATCAACACACTTTTGCGAATGGTGAGGAAGTGCTCGACGATGAACCCAATTGCGACCATCGACAGTAAGCCGATTAAAACACCGACGGTGCCACCATCCATCAGCGTGTCGAGGACCGTTTTCTCTTCGTAATCAGGTCGAGGGACCTCCGTGCTGCCAGTTTCATCCAGCGATAGCGTATCGGGGGAAGGAGCCGTATCTTGAGCCCAAGATTGGACCGCGAAGAGGCCCATCACCAAGACCAAGCAGGAAATAAAGCCCATCATGGGCGTATGTTTGCGTCGCATATCGAAGGTGCCTCTCAAGGGGTGCTAGATGAGTTGAGCTTGGTGCGCAATTGTTCGGCGTGAAGTGTGCCACCGTAGAAGAACAACAACTGGTGGCGTACTCCGGTGACTCTATCGGACTGCTGAATTCGCTGCAGTGCGGTATCGGTTTCCGCTAAAGCAGCGGCTGATAATTCAGGATGTTCGTGACCATAGACTGCCGGCAGGTGCAGTAGATCGAGGATGCCGTTCTCGATGGCTACAAATTCTTTCGATCGCGTACCGGAGACGCCGAGCAAGTACCACGCGACCGGTTGATTCCATCGCTGTAGGGCGTTGATGTTCGGTTCTAAAAGGTCGTGTGCTTCTTGCAAATTCCCTTTTTGAATCAATGCGTAGGCCGAGAGTAAATCGTGCCACTCTTTCACGACGAGATTTCCGCTTCGGATCTTCTTTTCCCATGCCTCTCCCTCTGGGAACTGCTCGGCG
The genomic region above belongs to Blastopirellula marina and contains:
- a CDS encoding ExbD/TolR family protein — protein: MKLSSRKRSQKRKITLEMTSMIDVVFLLLIFFIVTASFTKTERDLNTVTKVSEKATASQTDLEPAVIVLANVDSNWVYQIGSNNLSTFAELQEVLDKFPNKADGAYVRAPDAAPYGKAAAAIQACKNADFAGVSYVPVVEM
- a CDS encoding ExbD/TolR family protein, with translation MRLSKKRVQHTKGMDITPMIDIVFLLLIFFITVSQVSETNREKLELPELKGAEDQKKTSLVVNVRQDGQIVVAGNEIEVADVAFLVGEELESNGGDPGLVTVVVRIDQRATCEVPNALVKQLASQGISKVRLAVQVPK
- a CDS encoding MotA/TolQ/ExbB proton channel family protein, which gives rise to MRRKHTPMMGFISCLVLVMGLFAVQSWAQDTAPSPDTLSLDETGSTEVPRPDYEEKTVLDTLMDGGTVGVLIGLLSMVAIGFIVEHFLTIRKSVLMPEGVAYELEEMIAQGRVDEALELCKNPEYSSLLTYVVEAGLERFRGAEFGFAEYKAAVEEAGEDQTARLYRKTEVLGLIGSIAPMLGLTGTVLGMIRAFNTIAATGGTPKPEDLAGSIGQALVTTLLGLVVAIPAMVAYSYFGNRIDSLVAEVGKRVEQILTPLGRRR